The proteins below are encoded in one region of Canis lupus familiaris isolate Mischka breed German Shepherd chromosome 21, alternate assembly UU_Cfam_GSD_1.0, whole genome shotgun sequence:
- the OR2D2 gene encoding olfactory receptor family 2 subfamily D member 2 (The RefSeq protein has 4 substitutions compared to this genomic sequence) translates to MRAANQTQVTEFLLLGLSDDPHTQKLLFILFLGVYLVTVLANLLLMRLVQADSRLHTPMYFFLCNLSLADLCFSTNIVPQALVHLLSRKKIISFTRCAAQLLLFLIFGGTQCALLAVMSYDRYVAICNPLHYPSIMTWRVCVQLAAGSWTSGILVSVVDTTFILRLPYRESNSIAHFFCEAPALLILASTDTHTSEMAIFLMGVIILLIPVSLILVSYGHIIVTVVRMKSSVRRLKAFSTCGSHLMVVILFYGSGIVTYMTPKSSKEQKKLVSVFYAMVTPMLNPLIYSLRNKDVKGALRKVATRNFPCRLEICH, encoded by the coding sequence ATGAGAGCAGCAAATCAGACGCAGGTGACAGAGTTCCTCCTCCTGGGACTCTCTGATGACCCCCACACTCAGAAgctcctatttattttattcctgggTGTCTACCTGGTTACTGTGCTTGCAAATCTGCTTCTCATGCACCTTGTTCAGGCTGACTCTCGGCTTCACACacctatgtattttttcctctgcaACTTATCTTTGGCTGACCTCTGTTTTTCTACCAACATTGTTCCTCAGGCCCTGGTTCATCTGCTATCCAGGAAAAAGATCATTTCATTCACACGTTGTGCAGCTCAGCTTTTACTCTTCCTCATTTTTGGGGGTACACAGTGTGCCTTGCTGGCAGTGATGTCCTATGATCGATACGTGGCCATCTGCAACCCTTTGCATTACCCTAGCATTATGACTTGGAGGGTGTGTGTTCAGCTGGCTGCGGGATCATGGACCAGTGGCATTCTGGTGTCTGTGGTAGATACCACTTTTATACTAAGGCTACCCTACCGAGGCAGCAATAGTATTGCTCATTTTTTTTGTGAGGCCCCTGCACTCTTGATCCTGGCATCCACAGACACCCACACTTCAGAGATGGCCATTTTCCTCATGGGTGTCATAATTCTCCTCATACCTGTCTCCCTAACTCTAGTATCCTATGGCCACATCATAGTGACTGTGGTCAGGATGAAGTCATCTGTGAGGAGGCTCAAGGCATTCTCTACCTGTGGTTCCCACCTCATGGTGGTCATCCTCTTTTATGGGTCAGGAATTGTCACTTACATGACACCTAAGTcttccaaagaacagaaaaaactGGTGTCTGTGTTCTATGCGATGGTGACACCCATGCTCAATCCCCTCATCTATAGCTTGAGGAACAAGGATGTGAAGGGAGCTCTGAGGAAAGTGGCCACAAGGAATTTCCCATGCAGGCTTGAAATCTCCCACTGA